In the Eptesicus fuscus isolate TK198812 chromosome 12, DD_ASM_mEF_20220401, whole genome shotgun sequence genome, one interval contains:
- the SLC2A10 gene encoding LOW QUALITY PROTEIN: solute carrier family 2, facilitated glucose transporter member 10 (The sequence of the model RefSeq protein was modified relative to this genomic sequence to represent the inferred CDS: inserted 1 base in 1 codon), translating into MDGWMQLSNGGVVEWMEALARNHSEPGPCHXCFPGRPPPLLPLCASVSLLGGLTFGYELAVISGALLPLQLDFGLSCLEQEFLVGSLLLGALLASLVGGFLIDRYGRKQAILGSNLVLLAGSLSLGLAGSLAWLVLGRSAAGFAISLSSMACCIYMSELVGPRQRGVMVSLYEAGITVGILLSYALNYALATVPRGWRHMFGWAAAPALLQSLSLLILPAGTDDAAAHRDLIPLQGGEATERGLGRPKYSFLDLFRERDNMRGRTTVGLGLVLFQQLTGQPNVLSYASTIFHSVGFRGGSSAVLASVGLGAVKVAATLTAMGLVDRAGRRALLLAGCALMALSVSGIGLVSFAVPMDSGPSCLAMPNATRTLNLPGDSGLPTGFSSHPLSTTSKNQEEPFSPTPEKTKRHSRAGDPTAPPVPVLSTASPAPPSPAPERALLHWTALVCMMVFVSAFSFGFGPVTWLVLSEIYPAEIRGRAFAFCSSFNWAANLFISLSFLDLIGTIGLSWTFLLYGLTAVLGLGFIYVFVPETKGQSLAEIDQQFQRRRFPPSFGHRQSTSGVQYSRIKVSAAS; encoded by the exons atggatggatggatgcaacTGTCAAACGGAGGAGTGGTTGAATGGATGGAGGCTCTAGCAAGGAACCATTCTGAACCCGGCCCCTGTC TTTGTTTTCCAGGCCGCCcaccacccctcctgcccctgtgtGCCTCTGTGTCTTTGCTGGGTGGCTTGACCTTTGGTTATGAACTGGCAGTCATATCGGGTgccctgctgccactgcagcttgACTTTGGGCTCAGCTGCCTGGAGCAGGAGTTCCTGGTGGGCAGCCTGCTCCTGGGGGCTCTCCTCGCCTCTCTGGTAGGGGGCTTCCTCATTGATCGCTATGGCAGGAAACAAGCCATCCTGGGGAGCAACTTGGTGCTGCTGGCAggcagcctgagcctgggcctggctggctccctggcctggctggtcCTGGGCCGCTCAGCTGCTGGCTTTgccatctccctctcctccatggCCTGCTGTATCTATATGTCAGAGCTGGTGGGGCCACGGCAGCGGGGGGTGATGGTGTCCCTCTATGAGGCAGGCATCACTGTAGGCATCCTGCTCTCCTATGCACTCAACTACGCACTGGCCACTGTGCCCCGGGGATGGAGGCATATGTTCGGCTGGGCTGCTGCACCTgctctcctgcagtccctcaGCCTCCTCATCCTCCCTGCGGGTACAGACGATGCTGCAGCCCACAGGGATCTCATCCCCCTCCAGGGAGGGGAGGCCACCgagcggggcctggggaggccaaAATACTCCTTTTTGGACCTCTTCAGGGAGCGGGATAACATGCGAGGCCGGACCaccgtggggctggggctggtgcttTTCCAGCAGCTAACAGGGCAGCCCAATGTGCTGTCCTATGCCTCCACCATCTTCCACTCAGTTGGCTTCCGTGGGGGATCCTCAGCTGTGCTCGCCTCAGTGGGGCTTGGCGCGGTAAAGGTGGCAGCTACCCTGACTGCCATGGGGCTAGTGGACCGAGCAGGCCGCAGGGCCCTACTACTAGCTGGCTGTGCCCTTATGGCCCTGTCCGTCAGTGGCATAGGCCTGGTCAGCTTTGCTGTGCCCATGGACTCGGGCCCCAGTTGCCTGGCCATGCCCAATGCCACCAGGACATTAAACCTCCCTGGAGACTCTGGCCTGCCAACGGGCTTCTCTTCACATCCACTGTCAACAACCAGCAAGAACCAAGAGGAGCCGTTCTCGCCAACTCCTGAGAAAACCAAGCGTCATTCCAGAGCTGGGgatcccacagcccctcctgtgCCAGTCCTAAGCACCGCCTCCCCGGcacccccttctcctgccccGGAGCGTGCCCTGCTGCACTGGACCGCGCTGGTCTGCATGATGGTGTTTGTGAGCGCCTTCTCCTTTGGATTTGGACCAG TGACCTGGCTGGTCCTCAGCGAGATCTACCCCGCGGAGATCCGAGGGAGGGCCTTCGCCTTCTGCAGCAGCTTCAACTGGGCCGCCAACCTCTTCATCAGCCTCTCCTTCCTCGACCTCATCG GCACCATCGGCTTGTCCTGGACCTTCCTGCTGTACGGGCTGACTGCTGTCCTTGGCCTGGGCTTCATCTATGTATTTGTCCCTGAAACAAAAGGCCAGTCGTTGGCAGAGATAGACCAGCAGTTCCAGAGGAGACG GTTCCCCCCGAGCTTTGGCCACAGGCAGAGCACGTCTGGCGTCCAGTACAGCCGCATCAAGGTCTCTGCGGCTTCCTGA
- the TP53RK gene encoding EKC/KEOPS complex subunit TP53RK has translation MAAAGAVAAAKSEEPAPEADALAADALAAARERCSRFLSGLELVKQGAEARVFRGRFQGRAAMVKHRFPKGYRHPALEARLGRRRTVQEARALLRCRRAGISAPVVFFVDYASNCLFMEEIEGSVTVRDYIQSAIETGKTPESLLGLAKTMGQVLARMHDEDLIHGDLTTSNMLLKPPLEQLSIVLIDFGLSFISALPEDKGVDLYVLEKAFLSTHPNTESVFEAFLKSYSASSKKARPVLRKLDEVRLRGRKRSMVG, from the exons ATGGCGGCGGCCGGAGCTGTGGCGGCGGCGAAGAGCGAGGAACCGGCGCCGGAGGCCGATGCGCTGGCCGCCGATGCGCTGGCCGCGGCCCGGGAGCGGTGCAGCCGCTTCCTGAGCGGCCTGGAGCTGGTGAAGCAGGGCGCCGAGGCGCGCGTGTTCCGCGGCCGCTTCCAGGGCCGCGCGGCCATGGTGAAGCACCGCTTCCCGAAGGGCTACCGGCACCCGGCGCTGGAGGCGCGGCTCGGCCGGCGGCGGACGGTGCAGGAGGCCCGGGCGCTGCTCCGCTGCCGCCGCGCAG GGATATCTGCCCCAGTTGTCTTCTTTGTGGATTATGCTTCCAACTGCTTGTTCATGGAAGAAATTGAGGGCTCGGTGACTGTTCGAGATTATATTCAATCCGCTATCGAGACTGGAAAAACTCCCGAAAGTCTCCTTGGCTTAGCCAAGACCATGGGGCAGGTTTTGGCTCGAATGCACGATGAGGACCTCATTCATGGTGATCTCACCACCTCGAACATGCTCCTGAAACCCCCCCTGGAACAGCTGAGCATTGTGCTCATCGACTTCGGGCTGAGTTTCATTTCAGCACTTCCGGAAGATAAGGGCGTTGACCTCTACGTGCTAGAGAAAGCCTTCCTCAGCACCCACCCCAACACCGAGAGCGTGTTTGAAGCCTTTCTGAAGAGCTACTCCGCCTCCTCCAAAAAGGCCAGGCCAGTGCTCAGAAAACTAGATGAAGTGCGCCTGAGAGGAAGAAAGCGGTCCATGGTCGGGTAG